A genomic segment from Necator americanus strain Aroian chromosome III, whole genome shotgun sequence encodes:
- a CDS encoding hypothetical protein (NECATOR_CHRIII.G10481.T1) has product MKNGKSGGDDGISAEMLKYLPPSGICEMTKIIRSIWINERIPDSWRHTIIIPLHKKLSVKDPRNYRGISLLRVMYKVLERIILYRLIKHREETTRDEQAGFRPGRSTIDQVFIVRRVIEIWQRYSKPMQLAFLHFEAAFDSPHRGRLLNALRADGVPGKFVRLLDDMNNCCSSNTSRMCNTV; this is encoded by the coding sequence atgaagaatggaaaatctggtggagacgacgggattagcgcagaaatgctaaaatatcttcctccgtctgggatttgtgagatgacaaagatcatccgttcaatatggataaacgaaaggatacctgattcgtggagacacactataataattcccctccacaagaagttatccgtcaaggacccaaggaattatcgaggaatctctttgctgcgtgttatgtacaaggtactggagcgcattatcctgtaccgactcattaaacatcgcgaagaaacaacgcgcgacgagcaagctggctttcgtcctggccgatctacgattgaccaggtgttcatcgtcaggagagtgatcgaaatctggcagcggtattcgaagccaatgcaactagcgtttctgcactttgaagccgcgttcgactctcctcaccgaggccgtcttctcaacgcgcttcgcgccgatggagtaccaggaaagttcgttcgcttgcttgatgacatgaacaactgctgcagttcgaacaccagccggatgtgcaacaccgtttga
- a CDS encoding hypothetical protein (NECATOR_CHRIII.G10482.T1) codes for MWISSTPRTGIRVDGQPIELVDEFCYLGCMLKNNGSYERDVQQRCAKATSAFNSLTKCLWSTPITKEVKLRVYLSAIRPIVMYGSETWAAPSTVMERLDCTESCLDGYLATFGQGYATMKIFTQKLMWSTGR; via the coding sequence atgtggatctcttcgacacctcgaacgggaatcagggtggacggacaaccgatagaactcgtcgatgagttctgttacctgggctgtatgctgaagaacaacggcagctacgagagagatgttcagcaaagatgcgctaaggccacttctgcatttaactccttaacgaaatgtctgtggtcgacccccatcaccaaagaagtcaagctgcgagtctacctatccgcaattcgccccatcgtgatgtacggatcggagacttgggcagcaccatcaacggttatggagaggcttgactgcacggaaagctgcttagacggctacttggctacttttggccaagggtatgccacaatgaagatctttacgcagaaattgatgtggtctACCGGccgatga
- a CDS encoding hypothetical protein (NECATOR_CHRIII.G10483.T1) — protein MRWNQLSRTQEGLPFVTNEPRSSGLKLYRLWRSFPRMKRTVIAILLLTLTCIFTFYIASPFIQMADEASMDMLRTINDRENYPQMVFTAKRISSPNKTSVPTFAGPTNDRQRAVVAAFKHAWEGYKKFAWGHDQLKPVSGGYSDWFNTGLTIVDALDTAIIMGLKEEVAQGTEWIRDSLSFEKDIYVNLFETTIRTLGGLLSAYHLTGDRMFIAKAEDLGKRLIVGFTSSKSAVPLSDVNLKTRKAKTPPWSSESSLSEVTSLQLEFRDLSRVTGKSVYEQISFKVSTHIHDIGCGENEGLCDMYLNSNTGKFRSGTTITFGARADSYYEYLLKQWLQTGKTIDWLLSDYATAMESMQSKLLRYSEPSKLPFVGELLPGAVYSPKMDHLACFLAGTLALGSRNGLPDGHMKLAEGIGKACQAMYKNPTGLGPEIVYFNMLPGQHEDLSIKPLDAHSLLRPEAIEAWFYLYRLTGDKMYQDWGWQAFQAIEQYARVKNGYSSVKSVKKIPVSYRDLMESFFLAETLKYLFLLFADDQNELFPLDRWVFNTEAHPLPIYDH, from the exons ATGCGATGGAATCAGCTCAGTCGGACACAGGAGGGGCTGCCTTTTGTCACTAACGAACCTAGGTCCTCTGGGCTGAAACTATACCGG CTATGGCGCTCATTTCCTCGAATGAAAAGGACGGTAATTGCAATATTGCTGCTGACTTTAACTTGTATCTTCACATTCTACATTGCATCTCCATTCATCCAAATGGCTGACGAAGCTTCAATGGACATGTTGAGAACCATTAACGAC AGAGAGAATTATCCACAAATGGTGTTCACCGCCAAACGAATATCTTCACCAAATAAAACCTCAGTCCCTACATTCGCAG GACCCACTAACGATCGACAACGTGCTGTTGTAGCAGCTTTTAAACACGCATGGGAAGGTTACAAAAAATTTGCCTGGGGACATGATCAGCTTAAACCGGTCAGTGGCGGGTACTCGGATTGGTTCAACACAGGTTTGACGATAGTTGACGCGTTAGACACAGCTATCATTATGGGACTTAAAGAAG AAGTTGCACAAGGAACGGAATGGATTCGCGattctctttcttttgagAAAGATATCTATGTAAATCTGTTCGAGACCACCATTCGCACACTAGGCGGACTCTTAAGTGCATATCACCTCACCGGTGACAGG ATGTTCATTGCAAAAGCAGAAGATCTTGGAAAAAGGTTGATCGTAGGCTTTACAAGTTCAAAATCAGCGGTTCCGTTGAGTGATGTTAACCTTAAAACGAG AAAAGCGAAAACGCCTCCTTGGAGCAGTGAATCGTCATTGTCAGAGGTCACGTCTCTGCAGCTGGAGTTCCGAGATCTTTCTAGAGTGACGGGGAAAAGTGTATATGAG caaatttctttcaaagtcTCTACACATATCCATGACATCGGTTGCGGTGAAAACGAAGGTCTTTGCGACATGTACTTGAATTCAAACACCGGAAAGTTCCGCT CGGGTACTACAATCACATTTGGCGCTAGAGCAGATAGCTACTATGAATATCTATTAAAGCAGTGGCTCCAAACTGGTAAAACTATCGACTG GTTATTGTCTGACTACGCAACAGCTATGGAATCCATGCAGTCGAAGTTACTAAGATATTCTGAACCCAGCAAGTTACCTTTTGTGGGCGAACTTCTTCCAGGAGCTGTATATTCCCCGAAAATG GACCATCTTGCATGTTTCTTGGCTGGGACACTAGCCTTGGGTAGCCGCAACGGACTGCCAGACGGCCACATGAAACTAGCCGAG ggaatTGGTAAAGCTTGCCAGGCGATGTATAAAAATCCCACGGGACTAGGACCGGAAATAGTTTATTTCAACATGCTGCCTGGTCAACATGAGGACCTCTCTATCAAG CCTCTCGATGCACATTCTCTTTTGAGGCCGGAAGCAATTGAAGCATGGTTCTACCTATATAGACTAACAG GTGATAAAATGTACCAGGACTGGGGATGGCAAGCTTTTCAAGCGATTGAGCAGTATGCAAGAGTTAAGAACGGTTATTCTTCAGTGAAAAGcgtgaaaaaaatccctgtGTCCTACAG GGACCTCATGGAGTCATTCTTCCTTGCCGAGACTCTGAAatacctttttcttttgtttgctgATGACCAGAATGAGTTGTTCCCGCTAGACAGATGGGTGTTCAACACGGAAGCTCACCCCCTACCGATTTATGATCACTAA